A stretch of DNA from Methylosinus sp. LW4:
GCCTTCAGGACAAAGAGTTTCTTGGCTGTTCGAGGCTTGTCATCGCCCGTTGAACAGCCTGCCCAGCAAGCTGGGTCTTAAAGCCCGACGACCGGGATACGAGACGGAATATAGCGGCAATTCGTGTGTTCTTCAACGCAAGAAGCCGAGGCCTGCGAGCACCGCTCCACGCACGCCTTCCAAATCGGCGTCGCTCATCTCGGGAATTTCCCATTTTCGGCGACCCACCTTGAACCCGTCGAGACGGGAGACCGAGAAATTTCCGACCATGTCGGCTTTCGCCCAGCACGGAAGATTCGCGTCTTCCGCCGGATGATAATTCTTGGACAGGCGAAAGCAGAAGGGGAGGTCATGGAACGGTCGCGTCGTGCTGATGGGCACGATCGTGACGATTTGCGATCGGTAGGGAAGGCGCGGCGAAATGACGACCACGGGACGGATCTTATTCATCTCCGGCTCGTTGATGTCGGAAAAGTCGCACATGAATAGCTGCCCGAGCCTCGGATAGAATTTTATCGACATCGGAATCCGTGAGCGCTCGCGCTTGCAATGGCGCGTCCCCGCGAGCAGCGTCAACGTAGCTGTCTGCGAACGGCCTTGTATACTCCTGACCAGCCGCCGGCGACCAGCGCCGTCGCAATGACATAGGCGAGCGCCTTCGGTTCCGGTGTCGCGAAGCGGAACAGTTCCGCCGCCGCAGGAAGATAGACGATCAGCGCGAGCGTAAGCGCCGTGATCGTCGCTATGATCCAGAAGGCGACGCGCCGCTTGTCGAAAAAGGCGGTTCCCGGCTCGGCGGCGGAGGCGAAGGCCATGGCCAGATTGCCGATAACGAGGCCGACGAAGACCAGCGCGCGCGTCTCCCCTTCGCTCTCGCCGGCGCGCATCGAGACGAAATAGACGCAAAGCAGCGCCGCGAGCAGAATCGCGCCCTCGAGAAATCCGGCGCCGATCTGGCGCAGGCCGAACAAGGGCTCGGCCGGAGAGCGGGGCGGCTCTTCCATCATATGGCGCTCGGCCGGCTCGCTCTCGAAGACGAGCGCGCAAACAGGATCGATGATGAGCTCCAGCGCCACCACATGGACGGGATAGAACACCGGCGGCAGCAGAAAGAGTATGGGCGTGAGCGCGAGGCCGGCGATGGGCACATGGATAGCGGTCACGAAGATCAGCGCCTTGCGCAGATTGGTGAAAATGCGCCGCCCGCTGCGCACGCCCGCGACGATCGAGGCGAAGCGATCGTCGAGCAGCACGATCGAGGCGGCCTCGCGCGCGACATCGGTTCCGCGCTGGCCCATGGCGACGCCGACATGCGCGGCGCGCAGAGCCGGGCCGTCGTTCACGCCATCGCCGGTCATGGCGACGATATGGCCATTGCGCTTGAAAGCCTCCACCAGAGTGAGCTTCTGCTCCGGGCGGATGCGCGCGAAGACGCGCGTGGTCTCGACGGCTTCGTCCAGAACGGCGTCGCTCAGAGCGGCGATCTCGGCGCCGCTCAGCGCGCCGTCTCGCGTCTCTATGCCGGCCTGGCGCGCTATGGCGAGCGCCGTCGCCGGATAATCGCCGGTGATCATCACCACATGAATGCCGGCGCGCGCCGCCAGCACGACCGCTTCTGGAACATCCTCGCGCAGAGGATCGAGAAAGCCGACGAGCCCTTCCAGCGCAAAGACTCCAGAGCCGGGATCGTCCTCGCGCGGCAATGGCCCGCAATGCGTGGCGACGGCCAGAACGCGCAGGCCATGCGCCGCCATTGTCGCCACCTCGGCGGTCAGAAGGCGCAGCGCATCGGCGTCCAGGCGGCAGAGGCCGGCGATCGCCTCCGGCGCGCCTTTGGCGAAGGAGGCGACGCTCTCGTCGTTCGCGCGCCATGTCTGCACGAAGGCGAGCGTCTCCGGCCGCAGCGGAAAGCTGCGCAGGATCTCGGCGCTCGCGGGCGGATCGCTGGCGAGGCGATGCAATGCGCGATCCATCGGATCGGAGGGATCGGCGGCGCTGGCGCGCACAGCCGCGTCCAGCAAGGGCGTGATCTCGTCCGGCATTGCGCCCTCGCCCGGCCGCCACATGTCCGCGCCGCGCAGGAAAAACGCCGCCTCCATGCGGTTTTGCGTGAGCGTGCCGGTCTTGTCGACGCAGAGCACGTCGGTCGCGCCCAAAGTCTCTATGACGGCGGAGCGGCGCGCCAGCACATTGCGCCGCGCCAGACGATAGGAGCCGAGCGCCAGAAACACCGCCAGCACCATGGGGAATTCTTCCGGCGTCAGCGATATTGCGAGGGTTATTCCCGTCAGCCCCGCTTGAATCCAATCGCCGAAGGCGAGGCCATAGGCGAGCGCCACGAGAAGGCAGAAGCCTATGCCCAGCGCGCCGAAGATCGCGACGATGCGGCCGGTGCTCTTTTGCAGCGGCGTCTCCTCCGGCTCGATCGATTCGAGCGAGCGGCCGATGCGGCCGAGCCGCGTCGCGCGTCCGGTGCGCGTCGCCAGCATCGCGCCCTGGCCGAGCGTCACCAGCGTGCCGGCGAAGAGAAAGGGCGCCTCCTCGCCCGGCTCGGGATCGAGCAGCGGGTCCACCAGCGTCGCTGGGGCTTTCCAGACCGGCGCCGATTCGCCGGTCAGCGCCGATTCGTCCACCGAGAGAACGTCGCCGCGCAGCAGCGCGCCATCGGCCGGTGCGCGCTCTCCCTCGCCGACGAGCACAATGTCGCCGGGGACGATCTCGCGCGCCGGAATGCGCCGCTCGCCCTCGGCGCGCAGCACGCGGGCGCTGGGCGCGGCGAGGCTGCGCAGAGCCGCGAGCGCATTCTCGTTGCGCGTCTCCTGCGCCACGACGAGGCCGATGGAGAGAAAAGCCCCCGCGGTGAGCAGCAGGCCTTCATGAATATCGCCGAGCGCGAGATAGAGCAGCGCGGCGACGATGAGCAGCGCGAACATGGGCTCGCGCAATGCGGCGAAAGCGATCAGCAGCCAGGGGCGGCGCTGCGGCTGCTCCAGCTCATTGGGGCCGAAATGGGCGAGGCGCGCCGCAGCCTCGCTCTCGGAGAGCGGCGCGAAATCGCTCGCCGGCCGGGGCTCGGGTCGTGATGCGCGGAGCCCCATGCCATTCCTTCGGTTTCAGGTCTGCGGCGTCATCGCGCTCACGCCGCCAGAGCGGCGAGCACGCGCGCCCAGGAGCGGGAGCCTTTCTTGAACGAGCTATAGGCGTATTTTTCGTTGGGCGAATGAATGCGGTCGTCCTCGAGCGCGAAGCCGATCATCAGCGTGTCCATGCCGAGATCGCGCTTGAAGGCGCCGACGATCGGGATGGAGCCGCCGCAGCCGACGAGCGCCGCCTCCTTGTCCCATTCCTCCTGCAAGGCGCGCCGCGCGCGTGTGAGCGCCTCGGAGCCGAAGGGCAGCTGCAGAGCGCGCGAGGCGCCATGCGGAACGAATTCCGCGCGCACATCGACCGGCAGGCGCTCGCGCACGAAAGCGCGGAACGAGTCCAGCACCTTCTCCGGGTCCTGCGTCCCGACGAGGCGGAAGGAGATTTTCGCGCTCGCCTTGGCCGGCAGCACCGTCTTGGCGCCGGGGCCGGTGTAGCCGCCGATGATTCCATTCACGTCGCAGGTCGGGCGCGACCAGACTTGCTCGATGACGCTGCGCCCGCGCTCGCCGGCCGGGCGCGCGACGCCGACGCTCTTCAAAAACGCGGTCTCGTCGAACTCCAGCCCGCGCCATTGCGCGGCGATCTCCTCCGGCAGCTCGGCGACGCCGTCGTAAAAGCCCGGCAGCGTGACGCGTCCCTCGGCGTCATGGAGATCGGCGACGATCTTGGCCAGCACATGGATCGGATTGACGACCGGCCCGCCGAATATGCCCGAATGCAGATCGCGATCGGAGGCGGTGAGGATCACCTCCTCCTGCGCCAGGCCGCGCAGCATTGTGGTGATGGCGGGCGTCTTGGCGTTCCACATTCCGGTGTCGCAGACGAGCGCCAGCGCCGGCTCGGACAATTCCTCGCGATTGGCGGCGAAGAAATCCGGCAGCGAGGGGGAGCCGGTCTCCTCCTCGCCCTCGAAGAGGAAGGTGATGTGGCAGGGCAGGCCGCCATTGCGTTGAAAGGCGCGGCAGGCCTCGAGGAAGGTCATCAGCTGGCCCTTGTCGTCCGAGGCGCCGCGGGCGACGATCTCCTCGCCCTTGTCGCCTTTCACCAGCCGCGGATCGAAAGGATCGCTGACCCACAGATCGAGCGGGTCCGGCGGCTGCACGTCATAATGGCCATAGAACAGCACATGCGGCGCATCCGGCCGCTTGGCCTTGGCGTGGCCGACGACGATCGGATGCCCGGGCGTGTCGCGCACGCTCGCCTCATAGCCCAGCTCGCGCAGCTGGTCGGCGAGCCAATCGGCGGCGCGGCGGCATTCCCCGGCGAAGGCGGGATCGGTGGAGACGGATTTGATGCGCAGAAAATCGAAGAGGCGATCCGTGGCCGCGGGCAGATCGGCGTCCAAGGATTGGAGAACGTTTTCCGTCGACATGAAAGAGGCTCCGCTACGGGTCGCGCTGCGCGGCGCAGCGCGAGTCGCGATGAAAACTGCAAGCTGGTCCCGAAGCTAGTGCGAATGGAGCGTCATGAAAAGAGCGACGGCTGCGCGGGTGGATCTATCGCTTCTGTAGGCTACGGCTCGGGTTGCAATTCCTGCTATGCGCCAGGAGCGGGCGTTCCCAGGCAGACGGTCGAACGACGGGAATCGACCGAAGGCGAACTTCGGAATTATGCTCACTTTAGTCCGCTTTGACATCTACAGGCGGATGCGCGGGCGGCCCGTCATCGAGGCCATCCTCAATTCGAAGGCGTCGTCGTGCTTATGCCCCAAGCGCCATCGTCGGTTTGGGAAAGAAACACAGATTTTTGCCCGGAGCTCGTAAATCTTATCGTTCTGTCATCGATCCATGCAGCGAACTTGGCTTTCGCCGGCAAGCGTTTCTTGCTCGTTTTTGACGCCCATATTTTAATTGGCTTTTTGCCTCGGACATCGAAGATCGCGAAACCAGACTCGGTCACTCCGTCTTCATCATATTCGATCGTAAGCGCCGAATTTCCAAGCGGCGAAAAATGGGGGGACGCATATCCGAAATCCAGCGTGCGTCCTGTTCGACCATCGACAGCAATGACGTGGCTGTCGTCTACCCCGAAGTCTGCCACGACGAAAATATGCGTTGACGGATAGAAATCAGCGAGGCCATAGCCATAACCTCCGTCCATCGCGCCAGTTTCATCCCTGTTCTTGAAATTTTTTCTGTCGCCATTGTCCATGCGCAGGACGAGTATTCCGCCTCGCATCGCCGCCAGTGGGCCAGCCAATGCGATGCATTTTTTGCTGAATTCTTCGGTGGATGTGTTTGGGATAGATTCTCGGCAGGTTTGGGCTCGCAACACAGGCGCAGCGGTCTCAGTTGGTTCGGAGGGCTGCTCGGCCCGAGTCGGCAAAGGCGTGTAGGCCAGAATATCGACTGCAAGCAAAAGAGCAAAAATTCGCATCTGGCGAGCCCTGTCTAACGCGTAACGAACTAATTGCCATGCCCACAATAGTAGATATATCGGAATCCGTTGGGAAGGCTGTTTGCCGCCCGAAGTGGGCGTTCGCCAGAGTCCTTGACGGGTGGCCGCTTCGGGTCGCAAGCCGGAATCCGAACCGACCCCACCACTGATCCCCTTTCCGGCGTCGCCCGCACTTCCCAAGCCCTCATGTGCAGCCTAAGTAATGGGCGCGCTCCGTTCGGTGGGGCGGATGACGTCATGAGGAGACTTTCGGATGAATTTTTCGCTCCGCCGGCCGTCTCTGCTGGCCGCTCTCTTCCTCGCGCTCTCCCTCTCGGGCTGCGGCTACAACACGATTCCGACGCAGGAGGAGGAAGCCAAGGCCAAATGGGCCGAGGTGGAGGCGCAATATCAGCGCCGCGCCGATCTCATCCCCAATCTCGTCGCCACCGTGCAGGGCTACGCCAAGCATGAGAAGGACGTGCTCACCGCGGTGACGGAGGCGCGTGCTCACGCCTCGCAGGCCAAGGTCGATGTCTCGCAGCTCACCGATCCCGAAAAATTGAAGCAGTTCCAGGAGGCGCAGGCACAGCTCTCCGGCGCGCTGGGGCGGCTGCTCGCGGTCAGCGAGGCCTATCCAGATCTGAAATCCAACACCAACTTCCTGGCCTTGCAGTCACAGCTCGAAGGCACGGAGAACCGCATCAATGTGGCGCGGCGCGATTACATTCAGGCGGCGCGGGAGTTCAACACATCGCTGCGCACCTTCCCGACGCTGCTCTG
This window harbors:
- a CDS encoding type II toxin-antitoxin system PemK/MazF family toxin; the protein is MCDFSDINEPEMNKIRPVVVISPRLPYRSQIVTIVPISTTRPFHDLPFCFRLSKNYHPAEDANLPCWAKADMVGNFSVSRLDGFKVGRRKWEIPEMSDADLEGVRGAVLAGLGFLR
- a CDS encoding cation-translocating P-type ATPase, which translates into the protein MGLRASRPEPRPASDFAPLSESEAAARLAHFGPNELEQPQRRPWLLIAFAALREPMFALLIVAALLYLALGDIHEGLLLTAGAFLSIGLVVAQETRNENALAALRSLAAPSARVLRAEGERRIPAREIVPGDIVLVGEGERAPADGALLRGDVLSVDESALTGESAPVWKAPATLVDPLLDPEPGEEAPFLFAGTLVTLGQGAMLATRTGRATRLGRIGRSLESIEPEETPLQKSTGRIVAIFGALGIGFCLLVALAYGLAFGDWIQAGLTGITLAISLTPEEFPMVLAVFLALGSYRLARRNVLARRSAVIETLGATDVLCVDKTGTLTQNRMEAAFFLRGADMWRPGEGAMPDEITPLLDAAVRASAADPSDPMDRALHRLASDPPASAEILRSFPLRPETLAFVQTWRANDESVASFAKGAPEAIAGLCRLDADALRLLTAEVATMAAHGLRVLAVATHCGPLPREDDPGSGVFALEGLVGFLDPLREDVPEAVVLAARAGIHVVMITGDYPATALAIARQAGIETRDGALSGAEIAALSDAVLDEAVETTRVFARIRPEQKLTLVEAFKRNGHIVAMTGDGVNDGPALRAAHVGVAMGQRGTDVAREAASIVLLDDRFASIVAGVRSGRRIFTNLRKALIFVTAIHVPIAGLALTPILFLLPPVFYPVHVVALELIIDPVCALVFESEPAERHMMEEPPRSPAEPLFGLRQIGAGFLEGAILLAALLCVYFVSMRAGESEGETRALVFVGLVIGNLAMAFASAAEPGTAFFDKRRVAFWIIATITALTLALIVYLPAAAELFRFATPEPKALAYVIATALVAGGWSGVYKAVRRQLR
- a CDS encoding M20/M25/M40 family metallo-hydrolase, whose translation is MSTENVLQSLDADLPAATDRLFDFLRIKSVSTDPAFAGECRRAADWLADQLRELGYEASVRDTPGHPIVVGHAKAKRPDAPHVLFYGHYDVQPPDPLDLWVSDPFDPRLVKGDKGEEIVARGASDDKGQLMTFLEACRAFQRNGGLPCHITFLFEGEEETGSPSLPDFFAANREELSEPALALVCDTGMWNAKTPAITTMLRGLAQEEVILTASDRDLHSGIFGGPVVNPIHVLAKIVADLHDAEGRVTLPGFYDGVAELPEEIAAQWRGLEFDETAFLKSVGVARPAGERGRSVIEQVWSRPTCDVNGIIGGYTGPGAKTVLPAKASAKISFRLVGTQDPEKVLDSFRAFVRERLPVDVRAEFVPHGASRALQLPFGSEALTRARRALQEEWDKEAALVGCGGSIPIVGAFKRDLGMDTLMIGFALEDDRIHSPNEKYAYSSFKKGSRSWARVLAALAA
- a CDS encoding LemA family protein, producing the protein MNFSLRRPSLLAALFLALSLSGCGYNTIPTQEEEAKAKWAEVEAQYQRRADLIPNLVATVQGYAKHEKDVLTAVTEARAHASQAKVDVSQLTDPEKLKQFQEAQAQLSGALGRLLAVSEAYPDLKSNTNFLALQSQLEGTENRINVARRDYIQAAREFNTSLRTFPTLLWAKTVFAGTKPLAEFTANAGAEQAPTVKF